From Eremothecium sinecaudum strain ATCC 58844 chromosome V, complete sequence, a single genomic window includes:
- the RKM2 gene encoding protein-lysine N-methyltransferase (Syntenic homolog of Ashbya gossypii AGL108C; Syntenic homolog of Saccharomyces cerevisiae YDR198C (RKM2)), protein MSDHKVVRLIEWLLQSETVYISDKIDITHEESSGRGVILKSGELKKNEVIISIPSNLQLNFHTILHHLSKFNSNIKVAGVTPNADEKERNISLDDPRIQAYGILETSELLKLSSFQLVNLYLLAEWFLLPYLSSNHKSYWEPFFDILPSSDDLRCIPAYYNCLPDSPNKILLPYLPRSSLLHMEKISDLVRSDWSVISRYLRRWNEQFNDHDIPSIEVQFEKFLHIYFVINSRCLYTEIPLKGNAVDNFTMVPYVDFLNHTTIVDEHCYPQVVTTKRNISVVDQFNIRTGKHEYRDEGDEILLNYGAHSNDFLLNEYGFTVPCNGWNYIDVTDLVQKMITKEEHVSFLKDKGYWGEYSIASEEISFRLLVVLALISTNDVARVTKYMMGYITDEYFAPKYSHLLRQMLENMKKSYEHIILEISNLHEADGLCAQNIVQLYQGYLSIIDTHLCRL, encoded by the coding sequence ATGTCTGATCATAAAGTTGTAAGGCTTATAGAGTGGTTGTTACAATCGGAAACAGTCTATATTTCTGATAAAATCGATATTACACATGAAGAATCATCTGGAAGAGGAGTAATTTTAAAGTCCGGTgagttgaagaagaatgAAGTTATAATTTCGATTCCAAGTAATTTGCAATTGAATTTCCACACTATTCTACACCATCTTTCTAAGTTTAACTCAAATATCAAAGTTGCTGGTGTCACTCCCAATGCTGATGAAAAAGAACGTAATATTTCCCTTGATGACCCTAGAATACAGGCGTATGGCATATTGGAGACTTCAGAACTATTAAAGCTAAGCTCATTTCAACTGGTGAACTTATATCTGTTGGCAGAATGGTTTTTGCTACCATATTTGTCTTCTAATCATAAATCATATTGGGAACCGTTTTTTGATATATTACCCAGCTCTGATGATTTAAGATGCATACCGGCATATTATAACTGCCTGCCTGACTCTCCAAATAAGATTTTATTACCTTATCTGCCGAGGTCTTCTTTGCTGCACATGGAAAAGATATCTGATCTTGTTCGGAGCGACTGGAGTGTGATTAGCAGATATTTAAGGAGATGGAACGAGCAGTTTAATGATCATGATATACCATCAATCGAGGTACAATTTGAAAAGTTTTTACATATATACTTCGTCATCAACTCGCGGTGCTTGTATACAGAAATACCGCTGAAAGGAAATGCTGTGGACAATTTCACTATGGTGCCATACGTTGACTTTCTAAACCATACCACGATAGTTGATGAGCATTGCTATCCTCAGGTTGTAACTACAAAAAGAAATATATCTGTTGTTGACCAATTTAATATCCGTACTGGTAAACATGAATATAGGGACGAGGGCGACGAAATCTTATTAAACTACGGCGCTCACTCAAATGACTTCCTTCTAAATGAGTATGGTTTTACTGTTCCATGCAACGGATGGAACTATATAGACGTAACTGACTTGGTTCAAAAAATGATCACTAAAGAGGAACATGTATCCTTCTTGAAAGACAAAGGATACTGGGGTGAGTATTCAATAGCATCTGAAGAGATTAGCTTCCGGCTACTGGTTGTACTGGCACTTATTTCCACGAATGACGTTGCAAGGGTAACAAAATATATGATGGGTTATATTACAGACGAGTATTTCGCTCCAAAGTACAGTCATTTGCTAAGGCAAATGCTAGAAAACATGAAGAAATCTTACGAGCATATTATATTGGAAATATCAAATCTCCACGAAGCGGACGGACTTTGTGCTCAGAATATTGTCCAATTATACCAGGGCTACCTGTCAATAATAGATACGCATCTCTGTAGATTATAG
- the VPS34 gene encoding phosphatidylinositol 3-kinase VPS34 (Syntenic homolog of Ashbya gossypii AGL113C; Syntenic homolog of Saccharomyces cerevisiae YLR240W (VPS34)), with product MSSQTVTFVVSQELNIPLRIKIVALEGCKQLLRPSQKFTEPHLAKKCSNLNSVSDLFVSVQVIDTERNRKLTVPVFTQFVPFKTGRFWNQWLVLPININQLDRNSALKIKIWEYDGEDQCEFASLETSIFSALDCTLKRGRESIRFQYDNPSSCEVEVDSVQNLLNKYDQGEIKTVDWLDSLAFKKLETIVKETVLPKNFFVLKIEFPFFELPVVYTEAVNPDVQKNIPNLHNFENQSEAIENKQGTQAKISVGKAQESTRKFYDPDQYNTDVVEEKFRRLERASKSSTLDRELKPDAKKRDMLNQIIAYPPCTKLTAHEKGLVWKYRYYLVNNKTALTKLLQSTNLAEESERKEVLDLIDVWSEIDIDDAIELLGPVYKNLSVRSYAVNRLKKASDEELELYLLQLVQAVCFESSSTWSDKSNSTFTIVTMDQSKNGTNASKSVTPHMMASWESIDRSDTASNGEDSTVVISPLAEFLIRRVMNNNRLTNFFYWYLKSELSGNQHLVHILDSFLSRLSDDKRQQIQDQTKLVDIMKECCYEIRQLKDTTPRKQELLHYLMVSKLRPFLKGNNVSLPIAPEIIVVDVVPEDCKVFKSSLSPLKITFKTKDRHNYSIMFKVGDDLRQDQFIVQIITLMNALLKNENVDLKLTPYKILATGKNEGGIEFIPNDTLANILSKYHGILPFLRSNFPDDNEQLGVQDWVMDNFVKSCAGYCVITYILGVGDRHLDNLLITPDGKFFHADFGYILGRDPKPFPPLMKLPPQIIEAFGGAESDNYNKFRSYCFVAYSILRRNASLILNLFELMKTSDLPDIKIDPDGAMLKTKEKLCLNMSEEQATLHFQNLINASVNALLPLVIDHLHNLAQYWRS from the coding sequence ATGAGTAGTCAGACGGTTACCTTTGTGGTATCTCAGGAGCTCAATATACCTTTAAGAATTAAAATTGTGGCTCTAGAAGGTTGTAAACAGTTGCTTAGACCTTCACAGAAATTTACCGAGCCTCATTTAGCGAAGAAATGCTCTAACTTAAATTCTGTTAGTGATTTATTTGTTTCGGTGCAGGTCATTGATACTGAGAGGAATCGGAAGCTAACAGTACCCGTTTTTACACAGTTTGTTCCTTTCAAGACGGGTCGGTTTTGGAATCAGTGGCTTGTACTTCCTATAAACATTAATCAACTAGACCGAAACTCAGCTTTAAAAATTAAGATTTGGGAATATGACGGTGAGGATCAATGCGAGTTTGCAAGCCTAGAAACTTCAATTTTCTCCGCATTAGATTGTACGTTGAAGCGTGGAAGAGAGTCGATCCGTTTTCAATATGATAACCCAAGTTCATGTGAGGTTGAGGTTGATAGCGTCCAAAATCTACTGAATAAGTATGATCAAGGTGAAATTAAGACGGTTGACTGGCTTGATTCTCTAGCGTTCAAGAAATTGGAGACAATAGTGAAGGAAACGGTGCTACCAAAGAACTTCTTCGTTTTAAAAATAGAGTTTCCGTTCTTCGAACTGCCAGTTGTCTACACTGAAGCAGTAAATCCTGATGTTCAGAAAAATATACCCAACCTGCATAACTTTGAAAACCAAAGTGAGGCGATAGAAAACAAACAAGGTACTCAAGCCAAGATTTCTGTTGGGAAGGCCCAGGAATCTACGCGCAAGTTTTACGATCCTGATCAATACAACACAGATGTGGTAGAGGAAAAATTCCGCAGGCTGGAGAGAGCTTCAAAGAGCTCCACTTTGGATCGTGAATTAAAGCCAGACGCAAAGAAACGTGATATGCTAAACCAAATTATAGCATATCCTCCATGCACCAAGCTCACGGCGCATGAGAAAGGGTTAGTGTGGAAATATCGATATTACTTAGTTAATAACAAAACTGCTCTCACAAAGCTGTTACAGAGTACAAATTTGGCTGAAGAAAGTGAACGGAAAGAAGTTTTGGACTTGATAGATGTATGGTCAGAAATAGATATCGATGACGCTATTGAACTTTTAGGGCCTGTTTACAAAAATCTTTCTGTGAGGTCATACGCAGTAAATAGGTTAAAAAAAGCTTCAGATGAGGAGCTGGAGCTTTATCTGCTTCAATTGGTGCAGGCAGTTTGTTTTGAAAGTTCCTCTACGTGGTCAGATAAATCTAATAGTACTTTTACTATTGTTACAATGGATCAAAGTAAAAATGGTACCAATGCATCTAAATCGGTCACACCTCATATGATGGCATCTTGGGAAAGTATAGATAGGTCAGATACAGCATCCAATGGTGAAGACAGTACGGTGGTGATATCACCATTGGCAGAATTTTTAATTAGAAGAGTTATGAACAATAATAGGTTGACTAATTTTTTCTATTGGTATCTAAAGTCAGAACTAAGCGGCAATCAACATCTGGTACATATATTGGATAGCTTTCTATCACGGCTATCAGATGATAAGCGTCAACAAATTCAAGATCAAACGAAGCTCGTCGATATCATGAAAGAATGCTGTTACGAAATAAGGCAACTGAAGGACACAACACCAAGGAAGCAGGAACTTCTCCACTATCTGATGGTTTCTAAACTGAGACCATTTTTAAAGGGTAATAATGTATCACTGCCTATCGCGCCAGAAATAATTGTGGTTGATGTAGTTCCTGAAGACTGCAAAGTATTTAAAAGTTCACTATCTCCACTTAAGATTACATTCAAAACAAAGGATAGGCATAACTATTCCATAATGTTCAAAGTTGGTGACGACCTTAGACAAGATCAGTTTATTGTTCAAATTATAACGCTAATGAACGCGTTGCTCAAAAACGAAAATGTAGATTTAAAACTCACTCCCTATAAGATTCTTGCCACTGGTAAAAATGAAGGTGGTATTGAATTCATACCTAATGATACTCTAGCAAACATATTGAGTAAGTATCATGGTATACTTCCATTTCTACGCAGCAACTTCCCCGATGATAATGAACAATTAGGAGTCCAGGACTGGGTCATGGATAATTTTGTGAAATCATGCGCTGGTTACTGTGTGATTACATATATTCTTGGTGTGGGTGATAGGCATCTAGACAATCTTCTAATAACTCCTGACGGCAAGTTTTTCCATGCTGACTTTGGATATATCTTAGGACGTGATCCGAAACCTTTCCCTCCTTTAATGAAACTTCCTCCCCAAATAATCGAAGCTTTTGGAGGTGCAGAGTCAGATAATTACAATAAGTTCAGGAGCTATTGCTTCGTTGCTTACTCTATTTTAAGACGAAATGCAAgtttaattttaaatttaTTTGAATTGATGAAGACATCCGATCTCCCAGATATCAAAATAGACCCCGACGGTGCGATGCTAAAGACTAAAGAAAAATTATGTTTAAATATGTCCGAGGAACAAGCTACTCTCCACTTCCAAAACCTAATCAATGCGAGCGTGAATGCCCTATTGCCGTTAGTAATAGACCACTTACACAATTTGGCCCAATATTGGCGTTCATGA
- the CAB5 gene encoding putative dephospho-CoA kinase (Syntenic homolog of Ashbya gossypii AGL110C; Syntenic homolog of Saccharomyces cerevisiae YDR196C (CAB5)), which translates to MLVIGLTGGIACGKSTVSKRFREKHKIPVIDADLIAREIMAPGESAYYKVVEEFSSKVPNLLLPNGELNRPVLGDWIFANPKERKTLNAIAHPEVRRKILFQIVGYYLRMYPMCVLDVPLLFESGMDVFCGITISVICNKEVQIERLMLRNPDLTKEQALDRINSQISMQERIEKSNFIIENNDNLETLYLKIDNVVSYMKPFILTVILHYFIPFGIISALSLILSKWYTRYCAKKIRQRKQVRKVVYPKKFRPANIKVKHKKGTSRR; encoded by the coding sequence ATGCTAGTTATAGGCTTAACTGGTGGCATAGCATGCGGTAAGTCAACTGTATCGAAGAGATTTAGGGAAAAACACAAGATCCCAGTAATAGATGCAGACCTTATTGCTAGAGAGATTATGGCTCCTGGTGAGTCAGCTTATTATAAGGTTGTAGAAGAATTCAGTTCTAAAGTTCCCAATTTACTATTACCAAACGGTGAATTAAACAGGCCAGTGTTGGGCGATTGGATATTTGCAAACCCTAAGGAACGCAAAACATTAAATGCGATAGCTCATCCTGAAGTCAGGCGAAAAATATTATTTCAGATAGTGGGCTATTACCTTAGGATGTATCCAATGTGTGTACTAGACGTACCGTTACTATTCGAATCTGGCATGGATGTCTTCTGTGGTATCACAATTAGTGTGATTTGTAATAAAGAAGTACAAATAGAAAGGCTTATGCTAAGGAACCCAGACTTAACTAAGGAGCAAGCGCTGGATCGTATTAACTCTCAGATTTCTATGCAAGAAAGAATTGAGAAATCTAACTTTATCATTGAAAACAACGATAATTTGGAGACACTGTATTTAAAGATAGACAACGTGGTGTCGTACATGAAACCGTTTATACTCACAGTTATTCTTCATTATTTCATTCCTTTTGGAATCATTTCAGCACTATCGTTGATTTTATCGAAGTGGTATACACGTTACTGTGCCAAGAAGATCAGGCAGCGAAAGCAGGTGAGGAAAGTTGTCTATCCGAAGAAGTTCAGACCAGCTAACATAAAGGTGAAACACAAGAAGGGAACTTCCAGGCGCTAG
- the MSS116 gene encoding ATP-dependent RNA helicase (Syntenic homolog of Ashbya gossypii AGL112C; Syntenic homolog of Saccharomyces cerevisiae YDR194C (MSS116)), whose product MRAFSAKLVPVLGVSRVIGGSSNGINTVRVFIQSVRYYNDRRSDNRYNDRNVDNYNDRKPDNYTNRHYTMRNSRSRSRDNVYLRDADYKRPERHIDLKTFDEEENYQNVSIKSMVDEGLLDKPILRAFEGLGYKQLSPVQQRAIKPSLKSSEDLVVRAKTGTGKTMAFLIPIMQKLLNAGRGPRKTHGSVKAVIIAPTRDLALQIESEIHKLQDQSRELSYLSTVSCVGGTSMRMNVTRLQSMRPDIVVGTPGRLLDLLQNYEKFFTNVDIKVLDEADTLLEIGFKSELETISERLNELNQEGKKHIRTMLYSATLSEKVESLAGNIINKDTCYYINTVSKEDSQSHEKINQSLVLSEDFASSLVAVVKELNDLVATGKQVKAMLFLPTVKMVSLYSSMLERVLPNLRVLEMHGKLSMNRRERIVRDFKRLSNGVFVTTDVGARGMDFPNVTHVLQLGVPTQVENYVHRIGRTARAGKDGEAIMFLMEDELHFLDILKRESKTVIKNQRKFVLENEIAASTFDNLKEIRNDLEASILSVLSHYRSRASIYNFPFDVYKNIASSYGKILGDESKKIIVKGRDISNFISSNDMRYAHDIFEIVGSLNGGSYKNKSNSNRRRSGGNVRRW is encoded by the coding sequence ATGAGGGCATTCAGTGCTAAGTTAGTCCCAGTACTCGGGGTTTCCCGCGTTATTGGTGGAAGTTCTAATGGTATCAACACTGTTAGAGTGTTTATTCAAAGTGTGCGTTACTACAATGACCGTAGATCTGACAACCGCTACAATGACCGTAATGTAGACAATTACAATGACCGTAAACCAGATAATTACACTAATCGTCACTACACTATGAGAAACAGCAGGAGCAGATCCCGTGATAATGTGTACCTGAGGGATGCTGATTACAAGCGTCCGGAACGTCATATTGATTTAAAGACatttgatgaagaagagaacTACCAGAATGTGAGCATTAAATCTATGGTTGATGAAGGTTTGCTTGACAAGCCTATCCTGCGCGCTTTTGAGGGTTTAGGCTATAAGCAGCTTTCGCCTGTCCAGCAGCGCGCTATTAAGCCTTCTTTGAAGTCTTCAGAAGACCTGGTTGTGCGTGCCAAGACCGGTACCGGTAAGACAATGGCTTTTTTGATTCCTATTATGCAGAAGCTTCTCAATGCAGGAAGAGGTCCCAGGAAGACCCATGGTAGCGTTAAAGCTGTGATTATTGCTCCAACAAGAGATTTGGCCTTACAAATAGAGTCTGAAATACATAAGTTGCAGGATCAGAGCCGTGAGCTTTCCTACCTCTCCACCGTTTCTTGTGTCGGTGGAACCAGTATGAGAATGAATGTGACTAGATTGCAATCGATGAGGCCGGATATTGTGGTTGGAACTCCAGGTAGATTGTTAGATTTATTGCAAAACTATGAAAAGTTCTTCACAAACGTTGACATAAAGGTGTTGGATGAGGCCGACACTTTGTTAGAAATTGGGTTCAAGTCTGAGCTTGAGACGATATCAGAGAGGCTAAATGAACTGAATCAGGAGGGAAAGAAACACATAAGAACTATGCTGTACTCTGCTACTTTGTCAGAAAAAGTTGAGTCATTGGCCGGAAATATTATTAACAAGGACACATGTTATTACATTAATACTGTCAGTAAGGAAGACTCTCAATCACATGAAAAAATTAATCAGAGCTTAGTTCTTTCTGAAGACTTTGCTTCGAGTTTAGTTGCAGTAGTAAAGGAGCTCAACGACTTGGTTGCTACTGGTAAGCAAGTAAAGGCAATGTTGTTTTTGCCAACAGTTAAAATGGTCTCCCTATACAGTTCCATGCTTGAGCGTGTGCTCCCAAATTTAAGAGTTTTGGAAATGCACGGCAAGTTGTCTATGAATCGTAGAGAGAGAATTGTAAGGGACTTTAAGAGGTTATCCAACGGTGTTTTTGTTACTACTGATGTTGGAGCAAGAGGAATGGATTTCCCAAACGTTACTCATGTTTTACAACTCGGTGTTCCAACGCAAGTCGAAAACTACGTGCATAGAATTGGTAGAACTGCTAGAGCAGGTAAGGATGGTGAGGCTATTATGTTCTTGATGGAGGATGAATTGCATTTCTTGGACATTTTGAAAAGGGAATCTAAAACCGTTATTAAAAATCAGAGGAAGTTTGTGCTTGAGAATGAAATAGCTGCTAGTACTTTTGACAACCTAAAGGAAATCCGTAATGATCTGGAAGCCAGTATTTTGAGTGTCTTATCTCACTATAGAAGTCGTGCAAGCATTTATAATTTCCCTTTCGATGTTTACAAAAACATTGCATCCTCATACGGTAAGATTCTAGGTGATGAATCCAAAAAAATCATAGTTAAAGGAAGAGATATCAGTAATTTCATTTCTTCGAATGATATGAGATATGCCCATGACATATTTGAAATTGTTGGTAGTCTCAATGGTGGTTCTTacaaaaacaaaagcaATTCAAATAGAAGACGTTCAGGTGGAAATGTTCGCCGTTGGTGA
- the LIP2 gene encoding lipoyl(octanoyl) transferase LIP2 (Syntenic homolog of Ashbya gossypii AGL107W; Syntenic homolog of Saccharomyces cerevisiae YLR239C (LIP2)) — protein sequence MIHTMGLAFKLHFRGGLLKQLVRTLQTAKTYPVNSAASKLKHIHFTELVPFEAGLKLQEYYVSKYLELKRLTSKNPSQNLHEDNSKTGESLVTDTTHNKITPLILSFQFEPTYTGGKRIKRSITPEEISSYENFIPEVQKGNKKPKFVQVERGGQVTFHGPGQMVAYIILDLKGFHNFPARCLVSAIETATINTLKNVPKNANQTPLGLKAITTNDTGVWVNEKQKIASLGINVRRSITSHGLCINVNPDLSYMDRFTMCGLPDSEATSIWEKVPDATCTVDQLAVTFVDEIAKLLGVKEIERISMDEIQL from the coding sequence ATGATTCACACTATGGGTCTAGCTTTCAAGTTGCACTTTAGAGGTGGGTTATTAAAACAATTGGTTAGAACCCTTCAAACTGCTAAAACATATCCAGTTAACTCCGCTGCGAGCAAGTTAAAACACATTCACTTTACAGAGTTGGTTCCTTTTGAAGCTGGTCTTAAGTTACAAGAGTATTATGTATCCAAATATTTGGAATTGAAAAGACTTACATCAAAGAATCCAAGCCAGAATTTGCATGAAGATAATTCAAAAACTGGAGAATCGCTTGTCACTGACACTACACATAATAAAATAACCCCACTAATCCTTTCATTTCAGTTTGAACCTACATATACAGGTGGGAAACGCATAAAAAGATCAATTACTCCGGAAGAGATAAGCAGTTATGAGAATTTTATACCTGAAGTCCAGAAAGGAAACAAAAAGCCTAAGTTTGTACAAGTAGAAAGAGGAGGACAGGTAACCTTCCATGGTCCAGGACAAATGGTAGCATATATCATTTTAGATCTAAAAGGGTTTCACAATTTTCCAGCAAGATGCTTGGTATCAGCTATTGAAACTGCAACTATAAATACATTAAAGAATGTCCCCAAAAACGCCAATCAGACTCCACTAGGTTTGAAGGCAATTACAACTAATGATACCGGTGTATGGGTAAACGAGAAACAGAAGATCGCTAGTTTGGGCATTAACGTGAGAAGATCAATTACATCTCATGGGTTATGTATCAATGTGAATCCTGATCTTTCCTATATGGATCGGTTTACTATGTGCGGCCTTCCAGATTCGGAAGCCACATCTATATGGGAAAAGGTGCCAGATGCTACTTGCACGGTTGATCAGTTGGCCGTAACATttgttgatgaaattgCAAAGCTGCTTGGGGTCAAGGAAATAGAAAGGATTTCTATGGATGAGATACAGTTATAG
- the CBS2 gene encoding Cbs2p (Syntenic homolog of Ashbya gossypii AGL109W; Syntenic homolog of Saccharomyces cerevisiae YDR197W (CBS2)), translated as MVARVYALGSQPVAHFLAYELAKLPVQPKVPQVVLVMFDEALMKRFLNSDSKLTIDAPKGKSFMQFMGSCKPPMDNNGVLTPMNNIIIGEKRHKLFTKELSKYKDNVGPSSNILLLNPALGCEEYITKSLWPNSPGRPNLLVGIMEKRGILRDGSFGVRIKNDNEPHPLRISLTPSSIYEYDDASNKQQLQEMLDSNELVSLLNQLNSETNSLVKPIFCTYGEHLIQRLEKVIIDSCIEPLAALYDCQTYGELLMVDHLEDVLRTLLQEQLLVINHHFFKIIKNMPQGFETLNYRALYQKIMNTVESLAKYAPRVRLDITLLHDPDMTALNGYIHSLGKLKKIPVPVNYAMFRILAGKAAFFKKRALSSNYL; from the coding sequence ATGGTGGCTAGAGTATACGCATTGGGCTCTCAGCCAGTAGCTCATTTTTTGGCATATGAACTTGCAAAGCTTCCAGTTCAACCTAAGGTTCCTCAGGTGGTTTTAGTAATGTTTGATGAGGCGCTGATGAAGCGATTTCTCAATTCCGATTCTAAGCTTACAATTGACGCTCCCAAGGGTAAGAGCTTTATGCAGTTTATGGGTTCGTGTAAACCTCCTATGGATAATAATGGTGTCCTCACTCCTATGaataatataataattGGCGAAAAAAGACATAAGTTATTCACCAAGGAGCTCTCAAAATACAAAGATAATGTCGGTCCGTCATCTAATATTTTACTTTTGAATCCTGCATTAGGCTGTGAGGAATATATAACCAAGAGTCTATGGCCGAACTCTCCTGGAAGGCCAAATCTGCTTGTTGGCATTATGGAGAAGCGCGGTATTCTGCGCGATGGGTCATTTGGAGTGAGGATAAAGAACGATAATGAACCGCATCCGCTACGAATTAGTCTGACGCCTTCTAGTATCTACGAATATGACGATGCATCGAACAAACAGCAGCTCCAGGAAATGTTGGATTCTAATGAGTTGGTTTCACTGTTAAATCAACTTAACTCTGAAACCAATTCCCTTGTGAAGCCTATATTCTGCACATATGGAGAGCATCTGATTCAAAGATTAGAGAAAGTAATAATTGATTCATGTATCGAGCCGCTTGCAGCTTTGTACGATTGCCAGACGTATGGAGAGCTACTCATGGTTGATCACCTGGAAGATGTATTGAGAACTCTTCTGCAGGAGCAGCTACTTGTAATAAATCATCATTTCTTTAAAATCATCAAGAATATGCCGCAAGGCTTTGAAACCTTGAACTATAGAGCATTATATCAGAAGATCATGAACACCGTCGAGTCACTGGCGAAATATGCCCCTAGAGTAAGACTTGATATCACACTTCTGCATGACCCCGACATGACTGCGTTAAATGGTTACATTCATTCCTTAGGAAAGCTCAAAAAAATACCTGTTCCTGTAAATTATGCCATGTTCAGAATTCTAGCTGGCAAGGCTGCTTTCTTTAAAAAGAGGGCGTTATCGAGTAATTATTTGTGA
- the REF2 gene encoding RNA-processing protein REF2 (Syntenic homolog of Ashbya gossypii AGL111W; Syntenic homolog of Saccharomyces cerevisiae YDR195W (REF2)) has protein sequence MNSIPEKVNISHAMPSSMINVMREDIKQFQQTKELDQQQMDKVDHYIDHLDSIFAQFCKDNEHVEKKTAGVTDADVQLFQGLKKMYSNYMNQLSDIKKRKVEEDQEFHADKPLEYILDELPYLQPAERNRYISTLLKEKVSFSKDMKLFDGIANLCLLDGSVKDYLRTYKYLLQSVGFTQEEILSRIPFLADDYRPSEAAKRESTPDTPLSSDALSQDASNDSTNTNSTASTAISSTSTSSNSESNERPDEDRKKKISFSKYLKKDASEPVKRAMSPDDLAQPIVKRQKFDWPVSIIKDDKKVKKQRSIIRFVDDSKLVTVFGDDLPDTGVITSPDRLKKILNPYVEGEPREFILESWKNQKARKLIIDVGIIDDSDIAESRNGPVAITSKVPPSYRLNFTKFSDELAKSHRSPAEVEEDEHDLKNHKGKQRGGKGPIIVRAFGRNALLLKKDRGGLPYKKVPEVRKNLYPTRPDDDYT, from the coding sequence ATGAATTCAATCCCGGAGAAAGTCAATATTTCTCATGCGATGCCCTCATCAATGATTAACGTGATGAGGGAGGATATAAAACAGTTTCAACAAACTAAGGAGTTGGACCAACAGCAGATGGATAAAGTAGATCATTATATAGACCACTTAGACTCTATCTTTGCGCAGTTTTGTAAAGACAACGAACATGTTGAGAAGAAAACGGCAGGAGTCACGGATGCAGACGTACAACTGTTCCAAGGGTTAAAGAAAATGTATTCGAATTATATGAACCAATTGAGTGACATTAAGAAACGCAAGGTCGAAGAAGACCAGGAATTCCACGCAGACAAGCCGCTGGAGTATATTTTAGATGAGTTACCGTACTTGCAGCCTGCTGAACGTAATAGGTATATTAGCACCTTACTCAAGGAGAAGGTATCCTTTTCTAAAGACATGAAATTATTTGACGGCATCGCCAACTTGTGCTTACTAGACGGATCTGTGAAAGATTACCTACGAACATATAAGTATTTGTTACAGAGTGTTGGATTTACACAGGAAGAAATCTTAAGTAGGATTCCCTTTCTTGCCGATGACTATAGGCCATCAGAAGCAGCAAAGAGGGAATCAACGCCGGATACGCCGTTGTCATCTGACGCCCTCTCTCAGGACGCAAGTAATGATTCAACCAATACGAATAGTACTGCATCTACTGCCATAAGCTCTACGTCCACATCTTCTAATTCGGAGTCAAACGAGAGACCAGACGAAGAcaggaagaagaagatttCTTTCTCCAAATACCTAAAGAAAGACGCTTCAGAACCAGTAAAAAGAGCGATGTCGCCTGATGACCTTGCACAGCCTATAGTGAAGAGGCAGAAATTCGACTGGCCGGTGTCAATAATCAAGGATGACAAGAAGGTAAAGAAGCAGCGGTCGATTATTCGGTTTGTTGATGATTCCAAGCTTGTTACTGTTTTTGGGGACGATCTTCCTGACACCGGCGTCATAACATCACCCGATAGATTAAAGAAAATTCTCAATCCTTATGTTGAAGGTGAACCAAGGGAGTTTATATTGGAATCATGGAAAAACCAGAAGGCCCGTAAGTTGATCATCGATGTGGGGATTATTGATGATTCAGATATTGCCGAATCTAGAAATGGACCTGTGGCAATAACATCTAAAGTTCCGCCCAGTTACAGGCTGAACTTTACCAAATTCAGTGATGAGCTGGCGAAATCCCACAGGTCCCCAGCTGAGGTTGAGGAAGACGAGCATGATTTAAAAAATCACAAAGGAAAGCAAAGGGGCGGTAAAGGTCCTATAATTGTCAGAGCATTCGGTAGAAATGcattattattaaaaaagGATAGAGGAGGACTTCCATATAAAAAGGTGCCAGAGGTCCGTAAAAACCTGTATCCTACAAGACCCGATGACGATTATACCTAA